In the genome of Limnochordia bacterium, the window GGGACTGAAATGGGGTAGTCGTAGCCTATCCTTAAGCGACCTGGAACAGGAACCGCACGATCCCCGACCACAAACCCCCACTCTAGGACATCCTCCGAAGAAACTCTTTCAACAAAGAAAGCAATTGGCATTGGCTAATTCATGGCAGGCGAGGGCAGAACAGGTTTTAACGGCCATCCAGAAAACCTTCGCACAACAGGATCAGGTAAGAGGGTGGTTTCTCTAAAGCAGGTACTTTGGTGTTATCGACGAATTAGTAGATAGATGTTAGAGAAAAGGCAGGCTCCAAGATGTCAAGGATAATCGTTTTCTTCAGTATAGTCTTGCTAGTGTTTTCCGGTACCGCCAGGGGAATGGGTGTTTTCTGGCAAGCCCAGGATTACCTAATGGAAGCGATCCTACAAGTGGAGAGGATGGACCTTGATGAGGACGGGAAGGATGAACTCATCATTTTAGGTCGCAACTACGAGGCTAGAGAGACCTTCATTTATGCCCTAACTTGGAGTGGTAGGGAGTGGTTGGTTCTCTGGCAGAGCCCTAATCTGTTTGAGACGGCTAGCCCCATTTACATGGCTGTTGGTGACTTTCGGGGCAGTGGCCCTGAGCTTCTGGTCATGACCAACACCAAGTACCGTATCTACCATTGGTCGAGTAAAGGTTTTGAAGAAGTATGGAGTGGAGCCAACACTTTTCCCGTGCGGCTGGCCACAGGTTTAGCTCGAACCGAAGGAGTGGACTATCTCATCCGCACGCGCCTGGCCAGAACAACTGAGTTGACTGTGTTTGATGAGCTGGTGCTCCTGATGTGGCAGGAACCGGAGGGTTTTGTAGAACTCAGTCGTACCGGTGAGATTAGTCACATTCGGGCGTTGAACGCTGCAGATATTGGTGGTAGCGGCCAAACCGAGGTGTTCACTGAGACTGGTGAGGCCATGGCTCGGGGAGAAGTCCAGGTGTGGCAGATCACCCCACAAAACAAATTCAAAAGGCTTTTTGCGGGGACCTTGAGTAGCTCACCGGTCTTTGCCATGGCTGGAGGAGACTTCCTTGCTAAGTCTTTGCTTGTGATTGGGGATAATGCTGGTCGGATCAACCTTTATGGGCTAACGGGCAATGGGCTCCAGAGTGAAGGCAAGCAACTACGGGTTGGCTACGGTCTTGTCTCTGCGGCAGTTGGTACCTTCACCGGTAACCAGTCCAATGAGATTGCCATGGTACGCTACCCCGCGGAACTAATGCTAATTAGTGAGTAAGTGGCACATACTAGGGTCGGAGGGGCTTGCTTGTGCATGTTTTCGCTGACCTACATACCCATACTCGCTTCAGCCATGGAAAGGGAACTGTGGAAGAGAACGTCAAGGCCGCAGCTGAGCTAGGACTAGAACAGGTTGCCATTACCGACCATGGACCAGCCAGTTGGTTTACAGTCGGGATTAGAGACTTTGGGATCCTACGGGAAATTCGAAACCAAGCCAAGCGTTGCGCTCGGAAATACCGGATCGAAGTGTTAGTTGGCCTTGAGGCCAATGTGATTGATCCACATGGTCATATTGATGTTCCGCCATTTATTGCTGCGGAACTAGACCTTCTATTAGTTGGTCTTCACCTGCACATTATTCCTAGACGAACACTGGGAGCTTTACAACTACTATTTCCTCATTACCTGGCGCGGTTTACCGGATTTGGTCGCGCCTGGTCTAGGGAACACAATACCAAGGCCCTAATTGCCGCCGTGGAAAACAATGATGTGGACATAGTAACCCATCCTGGTTTATCATTAAGTATAGATACGGGAGCCTTGGCAATGGTTTGTGCAAGAGAAGGTGTTGCCCTAGAGATCAACACAAGTCACCTGCAAAGCAACCCAGAGTTCATTATGACCGGGAAAGAGGCCGGGGCGGCTTTTGCGATTTGCTCCGATGCCCACAGCCCAAGTCGCGTCGGGGATTTTGCCCGGGGTATCAAACACGCCCAGACAGCGGGCCTTTCAGTATCCCA includes:
- a CDS encoding VCBS repeat-containing protein, with the translated sequence MSRIIVFFSIVLLVFSGTARGMGVFWQAQDYLMEAILQVERMDLDEDGKDELIILGRNYEARETFIYALTWSGREWLVLWQSPNLFETASPIYMAVGDFRGSGPELLVMTNTKYRIYHWSSKGFEEVWSGANTFPVRLATGLARTEGVDYLIRTRLARTTELTVFDELVLLMWQEPEGFVELSRTGEISHIRALNAADIGGSGQTEVFTETGEAMARGEVQVWQITPQNKFKRLFAGTLSSSPVFAMAGGDFLAKSLLVIGDNAGRINLYGLTGNGLQSEGKQLRVGYGLVSAAVGTFTGNQSNEIAMVRYPAELMLISE
- a CDS encoding PHP domain-containing protein — translated: MHVFADLHTHTRFSHGKGTVEENVKAAAELGLEQVAITDHGPASWFTVGIRDFGILREIRNQAKRCARKYRIEVLVGLEANVIDPHGHIDVPPFIAAELDLLLVGLHLHIIPRRTLGALQLLFPHYLARFTGFGRAWSREHNTKALIAAVENNDVDIVTHPGLSLSIDTGALAMVCAREGVALEINTSHLQSNPEFIMTGKEAGAAFAICSDAHSPSRVGDFARGIKHAQTAGLSVSQIINAR